In Carya illinoinensis cultivar Pawnee chromosome 9, C.illinoinensisPawnee_v1, whole genome shotgun sequence, the following are encoded in one genomic region:
- the LOC122276125 gene encoding glutamic acid-rich protein-like isoform X2, with product MEDKSELIIGGEERIRKEKFHVEGKTKNMEPSDVVDEKTEMKLELKTKSVKKEKPKHEKHKEEDEEKTKKKERESNKKVKEYEKKKDEDGEQTHKKNDEEEKKKGKKGEKDSRANKDDEAGEIVKEEDKKNKEKEEKKKEKKNKKDEEKEEKKGENDEGKKKKKEKKDKKEKESKHKDVVDEGKCQPEVASREIEIKENVKESVGDQRLEEKVEHEKKHKDGEHKEKGETKKDEKDKKGREKKAKHKEDIDGKSKVEIDREKDTEKDDDDKEKGEKKKEKKKKKEKHHKDETDEDDDEGKKKKKKEKKDKKEKESKHKDAVDEGKCQPEVASREIEIKENVKESVGDQRLEEKKHKDGEHKEKGKTKKDEKDKEGREKKAKHKGNIDGKSKDEIDREKDTEKDDDDKEKGEKKEEKKKKEKHHKDEADEDDDEGKKKKEKKDKKEKESKHKDAVDEGKCQPEVASREIEIKENVKESEGEGEEGDQMEKVKVGKEERSEKKEKCEKKRQLDGKDKSKNLGNLKQKLENIDGKIEAYLEKKVEIMMQIKELEQAEHETKQG from the coding sequence ATGGAAGACAAATCTGAACTCATTATTGGTGGAGAAGAAAGGATCAGAAAGGAAAAATTCCATGTCGAAGGGAAGACCAAGAATATGGAACCAAGTGATGTGGTGGATGAGAAGActgagatgaaacttgaattGAAGACCAAATCAGTCAAGAAAGAAAAGCCAAAACACGAGAAACataaagaggaagatgaagagaaaactaagaaaaaggaaagagagtcAAATAAGAAGGTAAAGGAGTACGAGAAGAAAAAGGATGAAGATGGAGAGCAGACACACAAAAAGAACgatgaggaagaaaagaaaaagggaaagaagggGGAGAAAGATTCTAGGGCCAACAAAGATGATGAAGCTGGAGAAATTGTGAAAGAAgaggataagaaaaacaaggaaaaagaagagaagaagaaagagaaaaaaaataagaaagacgaagaaaaagaagagaagaagggaGAAAATGatgaagggaagaagaagaagaaagaaaagaaagacaagAAGGAGAAAGAGAGTAAACACAAGGATGTTGTAGATGAGGGCAAGTGTCAGCCTGAAGTTGCATCCAGggaaattgaaattaaagaaaacgTCAAAGAATCAGTGGGGGATCAGAGGCTTGAGGAGAAGGTGGAGCATGAGAAGAAGCATAAAGATGGTGAACACAAGGAGAAAGGTGAAACGaagaaagatgaaaaagataagaaaggaagagagaaaaaggcAAAACACAAAGAGGACATTGATGGAAAATccaaagttgaaattgatagagaGAAGGATACAGAAAAAGATGATGATGACAAGGAGaaaggagagaagaagaaggagaagaagaagaagaaagagaagcaCCACAAGGATGAAacagatgaagatgatgatgaagggaagaagaagaagaagaaagaaaagaaagacaagAAGGAGAAAGAGAGTAAACACAAGGATGCTGTAGATGAGGGCAAGTGTCAGCCTGAAGTTGCATCCAGggaaattgaaattaaagaaaacgTCAAAGAATCAGTGGGGGATCAGAGGCTTGAGGAGAAGAAGCATAAAGATGGTGAACACAAAGAGAAAGGTAAAACGaagaaagatgaaaaagataaggaaggaagagagaaaaaggcAAAACACAAAGGGAACATAGATGGAAAATCCAAAGATGAAATTGATAGAGAGAAGGATACAGAAAAAGATGATGATGACAAGGAGAAAGGAGAGAAgaaggaggagaaaaagaagaaagagaagcaCCACAAGGATGAAgcagatgaagatgatgatgaagggaagaagaagaaagaaaagaaagacaagAAGGAGAAAGAGAGTAAGCACAAGGATGCTGTAGATGAGGGCAAGTGTCAGCCTGAAGTTGCATCCAGggaaattgaaattaaagaaaacgTCAAAGAATCAGAGGGGGAAGGAGAGGAAGGTGATCAAATGGAGAAGGTGAAGGTAGGTAAAGAGGAGAGAagtgaaaagaaggaaaaatgtgAGAAGAAAAGACAACTTGATGGGAAGGATAAGAGCAAGAATCTTGGCAATCTAAAGCAAAAGTTGGAAAATATTGATGGTAAAATAGAAGCCTATCTTGAGAAGAAGGTAGAGATCATGATGCAGATAAAAGAACTTGAACAAGCCGAACATGAGACTAAGCAGGGCTGA
- the LOC122276125 gene encoding uncharacterized protein LOC122276125 isoform X1 — MVNQKISFNYCGLFLTRRESYFTLTLSQLLGPIIGLRARLNFIMGTNKERIEQLEAGLDGVQEGLHRMELGMADRLRHVEETLNRLSDVLLANQENLIPGHHHREGNEGGRLVVSSKTAKLEFPRFSGDDPTEWFNRVNQFFEFQNTPEAQRVSLASYHLEGEANQWWQWIRRTFQEDGRVLSWMNFEDELWARFGPSDCEDFDEALSRVRQVGSLREYQKEFERLGNRVRGWTQRALVGTFMGGLKTEISDGIRMFKPQTLREAISLARMKDDQLARQRRFVRPAPPTRASLALPPTTRATPPTPAVPVRRLSWEEMQRRRAQNLCFNCNDRFTAGHKCQGPRILMLESCVDNGNLLCDEVTEEQPVEENFEGPPEPEITLHALTGWTAPKTMRITAKICAHDVVILIDSGSTHNFISERMANLLRLPIVPTETFTVRVANGENLKCQGRFEEVQINLHGTIFSLTLYSLPLSGIDVVLGIQWLETLGSVVCDWKKLTMEFTWKNQTKKLVGIDGQNIQAASIEEITKGIRPSHALFAVCLQVAQTELPQNIHPSLRELLQEFSDLFIEPSSLPPTREVDHGIALKEGTEPVNVRPYRYAHYQKNEIEKQVQDMLQSGLVRPSTSPFSSPVLLVKKKDGNWRFCTDYRALNAATIKDRFPIPTVDDMLDELYGASYFTKLDLRAGYHQSGLGSTFSACEADF; from the coding sequence ATGGTCAATCAGAAAATTTCATTCAATTATTGCGGTTTATTTCTCACCCGAAGAGAGAGTTATTTTACGTTAACATTATCTCAATTGTTGGGACCTATCATTGGCCTCAGAGCCAGGTTGAATTTTATTATGGGAACCAATAAGGAGCGTATCGAGCAGCTGGAAGCAGGACTTGATGGAGTGCAAGAGGGGTTACACAGGATGGAGCTCGGCATGGCTGACCGGCTTCGTCATGTGGAAGAAACTCTCAACCGTCTCTCCGATGTCTTGCTTGCAAACCAGGAGAATCTCATCCCTGGACACCATCACCGGGAAGGCAACGAGGGAGGACGGCTGGTTGTATCATCTAAAACAGCAAAACTTGAATTTCCTCGATTTTCAGGAGATGATCCGACGGAATGGTTCAACCGTGTGAACCAATTTTTCGAATTCCAGAATACTCCCGAAGCCCAAAGAGTTTCTTTGGCCTCCTACCATTTGGAAGGGGAGGCCAACCAATGGTGGCAGTGGATACGTAGGACGTTCCAGGAAGATGGGCGCGTGCTGTCATGGATGAATTTTGAGGATGAACTCTGGGCTCGCTTCGGGCCTTCGGATTGCGAGGATTTCGACGAAGCACTTTCACGGGTTAGACAGGTTGGTTCCTTGCGTGAATATCAGAAGGAATTTGAACGCTTGGGCAATCGAGTTAGAGGCTGGACGCAAAGAGCTCTTGTAGGAACTTTTATGGGTGGCTTAAAGACGGAGATCTCGGATGGTATACGGATGTTTAAGCCCCAGACATTAAGAGAAGCAATCAGTTTAGCACGAATGAAGGATGATCAATTGGCTAGACAAAGGAGGTTTGTAAGACCTGCACCACCAACGCGAGCTTCCTTAGCTCTTCCCCCTACTACTCGAGCAACACCACCAACCCCTGCCGTTCCCGTGAGACGTCTTAGTTGGGAAGAAATGCAGCGGAGAAGGGCCCAAAATTTATGCTTTAATTGTAATGACCGTTTTACTGCAGGACACAAGTGTCAGGGTCCACGAATACTCATGTTGGAGAGCTGCGTGGATAACGGCAACCTGTTATGCGATGAAGTCACCGAAGAACAACCAGTTGAAGAGAATTTCGAAGGGCCTCCTGAACCAGAAATTACGCTGCATGCACTTACGGGATGGACAGCTCCCAAAACCATGCGAATCACAGCCAAAATCTGCGCCCACGACGTGGTCATATTAATCGACAGCGGGTCGACTCACAATTTCATTAGTGAGCGTATGGCCAATCTGCTGCGTCTACCCATAGTCCCTACGGAAACGTTCACGGTTCGAGTTGCTAATGGAGAAAATCTCAAATGTCAAGGGAGGTTTGAGGAGGTACAAATCAATTTACACGGCACCATTTTTTCATTAACTTTGTATTCCTTACCTCTCTCAGGGATAGACGTGGTATTGGGAATTCAATGGCTTGAAACTCTTGGTTCTGTGGTGTGTGATTGGAAGAAATTAACCATGGAATTCACGTGGAAAAACCAGACCAAAAAATTGGTGGGCATAGACGGACAAAATATCCAAGCGGCATCAATCGAAGAGATAACTAAGGGAATTCGTCCCAGCCATGCTCTGTTTGCCGTGTGCCTACAGGTTGCCCAAACGGAACTtccacaaaatattcatccaaGCTTGCGTGAGTTATTGCAGGAATTTTCAGATTTGTTCATTGAGCCTTCAAGCTTACCACCAACACGAGAGGTTGACCACGGGATTGCCCTCAAGGAAGGAACCGAACCGGTTAACGTTCGGCCTTACAGATATGCGCACTATCAAAAGAACGAGATCGAGAAGCAGGTTCAAGATATGCTGCAATCCGGACTTGTGCGACCCAGCACTAGTCCCTTCTCGTCGCCTGTATTGCTagtaaaaaagaaagatggaaactGGAGATTTTGTACAGATTATCGCGCGCTCAATGCCGCAACCATTAAAGATCGATTTCCGATTCCCACAGTGGACGACATGTTGGATGAACTCTACGGGGCTTCTTATTTTACCAAGCTTGATCTTCGGGCAGGATACCATCAGTCCGGACTGGGATCAACATTTAGTGCATGTGAGGCAGACTTTTGA